One Amaranthus tricolor cultivar Red isolate AtriRed21 chromosome 1, ASM2621246v1, whole genome shotgun sequence DNA window includes the following coding sequences:
- the LOC130801107 gene encoding uncharacterized protein LOC130801107 isoform X2: MENLAQLEALCEILYNSQDSSERAYAENTLRCFTQDTNSMPQLEYILENARNPYAVLFASSSLLKHVTENRLPLQLRLQIRNHVVNYLASRSANLEHFVMTSLIQLLCQVTKFSWFDDDKFPELVNDVVNFLNQQGVAHCAIGLKILNQLVIEMNQSTPGLTLTQNRKVATKFKDHALLQIYGISVTSLLRLKTDAQQKLQELALSLSLQCLSYDFNGTSIDESCDETGANQIPLSWRSIIEEPSTVQIYFDYYAITSPPLSKVALECLVRLICTRRGLFTSNTTRMQFLTLCMMGTKDILETGRGLNHHDNYHELCRLLGRFKLNYPLSDLVSVECFNTWMNLVSDLTLKSLQSWKWTSSSIYYLLGLVSKMITTLPYSKESAEKLHLNEFVPKILEGFISSRFDSIQAGSSDDLSEDPLDNVELIQDQLDFFPYLFRFQYGSCSTYLANIMDLLLQEYMEGTKVQDYVSSSNIAIVETKLAWMVYIVGAIMRVKNYSGGEPNEVIDAELSARVLQLINFMDAGSYVQRYSELSRQRLELAVLSFFQSFRITYVGDQAMQASKLYLRLSELLGLHDHLLVLDVIVQKIAKNLKFCSESDDILDQTLALFLEMASGYSTGKTLLKLDTIKYLKANHSKENFLFLKDHNSRRRTTFYYTIGILVFSEDSIVKFKQTMEPFQQVFVNLESIPEPVFRDESVKCAFIGLMRDLRGITMASHSKKSFGFLFDWLYPSHMPVLLKAMATWVDSPEVTTSLLKFIAELVLNKAQRLMFDQSSPNGILLFREVSKLLVAYGSRILSLPVQKDIYRMKYKGIWVSLVILTRAMSGNYVNFGVFELYGDRALDDALDIALKMVLSIPAADILAYRKVSKAYFSFIECIMCKLTKVALNLDGTTFKYIVRSLHSSLQLFDSAILSQCANAIDHLATFYFEHILMAESPASPALLSCAQHISDCGDIFLDILKTLFELILFESSATHWDFSRPILSLILLSEEMYTKLKAQIVASQPMHQQRVLHSFDILMEDVTRSLESVNRERFSRNLQRFKKEFLAK, encoded by the exons ATGGAAAACTTGGCTCAGCTGGAAGCATTGTGCGAGATACTTTACAATTCACAAGACTCATCTGAGCGAGCTTATGCTGAGAACACTTTGAGATGCTTCACACAGGATACCAACTCCATGCCACAGTTGGAATACATACTTGAGAATGCAAGAAACCCATATGCAGTTTTATTTGCTAGTTCAAGTTTATTGAAGCATGTCACTGAAAATAGGCTCCCTTTGCAGCTACGCCttcaaattc GCAATCACGTTGTAAATTATCTGGCTTCTAGAAGTGCCAACTTGGAGCATTTCGTTATGACGTCGTTGATTCAACTTTTGTGTCAAGTGACAAAATTTAGCTGGTTTGATGATGACAAATTCCCTGAGCTTGTTAATGATGTTGTGAACTTTTTGAACCAG CAGGGAGTCGCTCATTGTGCAATTGGATTGAAGATCTTGAATCAACTTGTGATTGAGATGAATCAG TCAACTCCAGGACTAACATTGACACAAAATCGGAAGGTGGCAACGAAGTTCAAAGACCATGCACTTCTCCAAATTTATGGAATATCTGTTACATCATTGCTTAGACTAAAAACTGATG CTCAACAGAAGTTGCAGGAGTTGGCTCTTTCACTTTCTCTACAATGTTTATCTTATGATTTTAATGGAACATCAATTGATGAAAGCTGTGATGAAACTGGTGCCAATCAG ATTCCACTCTCCTGGAGATCAATCATTGAGGAACCCTCTACAGTGCaaatatattttgattattatgcaATCACCAGCCCTCCTCTGTCAAAAGTA GCTTTGGAGTGTCTAGTGCGCTTGATATGTACTAGAAGAGGTTTATTCACAAGCAATACCACACGTATGCAATTTCTAACTTTGTGCATGATGGGAACAAAGGATATCCTGGAGACCGGGAGAG GTCTCAATCATCATGATAATTACCATGAACTTTGCCGTCTCCTTGGGCGTTTTAAACTAAATTATCCG TTATCAGATTTGGTGAGTGTGGAATGCTTCAATACATGGATGAATCTAGTTTCAGATTTAACGCTGAAATCTCTGCAGTCTTGGAAG TGGACAAGCAGCAGCATTTACTATCTTCTAGGACTAGTTTCCAAAATGATTACTACTTTACCATATTCAAAGGAATCGGCTGAAAAGTTACATTTAAATGAATTTGTGCCGAAGATTTTGGAAGGATTTATTTCTTCACGATTTGACTCAATACAG GCTGGGTCCTCTGATGATCTTTCGGAAGATCCTCTCGACAATGTTGAGCTAATCCAGGATCAGCTTGATTTCTTTCCATATCTATTCAGATTCCAG TATGGGAGCTGCAGTACCTACTTAGCAAATATTATGGACCTACTCTTACAGGAATATATG GAGGGTACGAAAGTCCAGGATTATGTTTCTAGTAGCAACATTGCAATTGTGGAGACCAAACTAGCTTGGATGGTTTATATAGTGGGTGCCATTATGAGAGTAAAAAATTACTCTGG TGGCGAACCAAATGAAGTTATCGACGCAGAACTTTCAGCACGTGTGTTGCAGCTGATAAATTTCATGGATGCTGGATCATATGTCCAG AGATACAGTGAACTCAGCAGGCAGAGGCTTGAACTTGCAGTTCTCAGTTTCTTTCAAAGCTTTCGGATTACTTATGTTGGAGATCAGGCAATGCAAGCCTCTAAG TTGTATCTTCGATTGTCTGAACTCCTTGGCCTGCATGACCATCTGTTGGTTTTGGATGTCATTGTTCAGAAAATCGCCAAGAATTTGAAGTTTTGTTCAGAG AGTGATGACATTTTGGATCAAACACTTGCTCTATTCTTGGAGATGGCATCTGG GTATTCGACGGGAAAGACTCTTTTAAAGCTGGATACTATTAAGTATTTAAAAGCAAATCACAGT AAGGAGAATTTTCTTTTCCTGAAAGACCACAATTCTCGTAGAAGAACCACTTTCTATTACACTATTGGCATATTGGTGTTCTCAGAAGATAGCATTGTCAAATTTAAGCAAACGATGGAGCCTTTTCAGCAG GTTTTCGTCAACCTTGAATCCATTCCTGAACCAGTATTTCGGGATGAAAGTGTAAAATGTGCTTTCATTGGGCTCATGCGTGATCTCAGAGGGATTACAATGGCCTCACACAG TAAAAAGTCATTTGGATTTCTTTTTGATTGGTTGTATCCTTCACATATGCCTGTACTTCTGAAAGCTATGGCTACTTGGGTTGATAGTCCAGAG GTTACAACCTCGTTGCTGAAATTCATTGCAGAGCTGGTATTAAATAAAGCTCAACGCTTAATGTTTGATCAGTCGTCTCCGAATGGCATACTGCTCTTCCGGGAAGTTAGTAAGTTGCTTGTTGCTTATGGATCCAGAATACTTTCACTACCTGTTCAAAAGGATATCTACAGAATGAAATACAAAGGAATATGGGTATCGCTTGTCATTCTCACCAGAG CAATGTCCGGAAACTATGTCAATTTCGGTGTGTTTGAATTATATGGTGACAGAGCCCTTGATGATGCTCTTGATATTGCTTTAAAGATGGTTCTTTCAATTCCTGCTGCTGACATCTTGGCATACAGGAAG GTCTCAAAGGCATACTTCAGCTTTATAGAGTGTATAATGTGCAAGCTTACTAAAGTTGCCTTAAACCTTGATGGAACTACTTTCAAGTACATTGTCAGATCTCTTCATTCGAGCCTTCAACTTTTTGATTCAGCCATTTTATCACAG TGTGCTAATGCAATTGACCATTTGGCAACTTTCTACTTTGAACACATTTTGATGGCTGAATCACCGGCTTCGCCAGCTTTACTCAGTTGTGCTCAGCACATTTCAGATTGCGGTGATATCTTTTTGGAT ATTTTGAAGAccttgtttgagctaattttgtTCGAATCCTCCGCCACCCATTGGGATTTTAGCAGGCCAATTCTGAGCTTAATCCTTCTCAGTGAAGAA ATGTACACAAAATTGAAAGCTCAAATAGTAGCGTCACAA CCCATGCATCAACAGCGTGTTCTTCATAGCTTTGATATACTTATGGAAGATGTTACTAGAAGTTTAGAATCTGTTAACAGGGAGAGATTCAGTCGAAATCTTCAGAGGTTCAAGAAAGAATTCCTTGCAAAATGA
- the LOC130801107 gene encoding uncharacterized protein LOC130801107 isoform X4 codes for MENLAQLEALCEILYNSQDSSERAYAENTLRCFTQDTNSMPQLEYILENARNPYAVLFASSSLLKHVTENRLPLQLRLQIRNHVVNYLASRSANLEHFVMTSLIQLLCQVTKFSWFDDDKFPELVNDVVNFLNQGVAHCAIGLKILNQLVIEMNQSTPGLTLTQNRKVATKFKDHALLQIYGISVTSLLRLKTDAQQKLQELALSLSLQCLSYDFNGTSIDESCDETGANQIPLSWRSIIEEPSTVQIYFDYYAITSPPLSKVALECLVRLICTRRGLFTSNTTRMQFLTLCMMGTKDILETGRGLNHHDNYHELCRLLGRFKLNYPLSDLVSVECFNTWMNLVSDLTLKSLQSWKWTSSSIYYLLGLVSKMITTLPYSKESAEKLHLNEFVPKILEGFISSRFDSIQAGSSDDLSEDPLDNVELIQDQLDFFPYLFRFQYGSCSTYLANIMDLLLQEYMEGTKVQDYVSSSNIAIVETKLAWMVYIVGAIMRVKNYSGGEPNEVIDAELSARVLQLINFMDAGSYVQRYSELSRQRLELAVLSFFQSFRITYVGDQAMQASKLYLRLSELLGLHDHLLVLDVIVQKIAKNLKFCSESDDILDQTLALFLEMASGYSTGKTLLKLDTIKYLKANHSKENFLFLKDHNSRRRTTFYYTIGILVFSEDSIVKFKQTMEPFQQVFVNLESIPEPVFRDESVKCAFIGLMRDLRGITMASHSKKSFGFLFDWLYPSHMPVLLKAMATWVDSPEVTTSLLKFIAELVLNKAQRLMFDQSSPNGILLFREVSKLLVAYGSRILSLPVQKDIYRMKYKGIWVSLVILTRAMSGNYVNFGVFELYGDRALDDALDIALKMVLSIPAADILAYRKVSKAYFSFIECIMCKLTKVALNLDGTTFKYIVRSLHSSLQLFDSAILSQCANAIDHLATFYFEHILMAESPASPALLSCAQHISDCGDIFLDILKTLFELILFESSATHWDFSRPILSLILLSEEMYTKLKAQIVASQPMHQQRVLHSFDILMEDVTRSLESVNRERFSRNLQRFKKEFLAK; via the exons ATGGAAAACTTGGCTCAGCTGGAAGCATTGTGCGAGATACTTTACAATTCACAAGACTCATCTGAGCGAGCTTATGCTGAGAACACTTTGAGATGCTTCACACAGGATACCAACTCCATGCCACAGTTGGAATACATACTTGAGAATGCAAGAAACCCATATGCAGTTTTATTTGCTAGTTCAAGTTTATTGAAGCATGTCACTGAAAATAGGCTCCCTTTGCAGCTACGCCttcaaattc GCAATCACGTTGTAAATTATCTGGCTTCTAGAAGTGCCAACTTGGAGCATTTCGTTATGACGTCGTTGATTCAACTTTTGTGTCAAGTGACAAAATTTAGCTGGTTTGATGATGACAAATTCCCTGAGCTTGTTAATGATGTTGTGAACTTTTTGAACCAG GGAGTCGCTCATTGTGCAATTGGATTGAAGATCTTGAATCAACTTGTGATTGAGATGAATCAG TCAACTCCAGGACTAACATTGACACAAAATCGGAAGGTGGCAACGAAGTTCAAAGACCATGCACTTCTCCAAATTTATGGAATATCTGTTACATCATTGCTTAGACTAAAAACTGATG CTCAACAGAAGTTGCAGGAGTTGGCTCTTTCACTTTCTCTACAATGTTTATCTTATGATTTTAATGGAACATCAATTGATGAAAGCTGTGATGAAACTGGTGCCAATCAG ATTCCACTCTCCTGGAGATCAATCATTGAGGAACCCTCTACAGTGCaaatatattttgattattatgcaATCACCAGCCCTCCTCTGTCAAAAGTA GCTTTGGAGTGTCTAGTGCGCTTGATATGTACTAGAAGAGGTTTATTCACAAGCAATACCACACGTATGCAATTTCTAACTTTGTGCATGATGGGAACAAAGGATATCCTGGAGACCGGGAGAG GTCTCAATCATCATGATAATTACCATGAACTTTGCCGTCTCCTTGGGCGTTTTAAACTAAATTATCCG TTATCAGATTTGGTGAGTGTGGAATGCTTCAATACATGGATGAATCTAGTTTCAGATTTAACGCTGAAATCTCTGCAGTCTTGGAAG TGGACAAGCAGCAGCATTTACTATCTTCTAGGACTAGTTTCCAAAATGATTACTACTTTACCATATTCAAAGGAATCGGCTGAAAAGTTACATTTAAATGAATTTGTGCCGAAGATTTTGGAAGGATTTATTTCTTCACGATTTGACTCAATACAG GCTGGGTCCTCTGATGATCTTTCGGAAGATCCTCTCGACAATGTTGAGCTAATCCAGGATCAGCTTGATTTCTTTCCATATCTATTCAGATTCCAG TATGGGAGCTGCAGTACCTACTTAGCAAATATTATGGACCTACTCTTACAGGAATATATG GAGGGTACGAAAGTCCAGGATTATGTTTCTAGTAGCAACATTGCAATTGTGGAGACCAAACTAGCTTGGATGGTTTATATAGTGGGTGCCATTATGAGAGTAAAAAATTACTCTGG TGGCGAACCAAATGAAGTTATCGACGCAGAACTTTCAGCACGTGTGTTGCAGCTGATAAATTTCATGGATGCTGGATCATATGTCCAG AGATACAGTGAACTCAGCAGGCAGAGGCTTGAACTTGCAGTTCTCAGTTTCTTTCAAAGCTTTCGGATTACTTATGTTGGAGATCAGGCAATGCAAGCCTCTAAG TTGTATCTTCGATTGTCTGAACTCCTTGGCCTGCATGACCATCTGTTGGTTTTGGATGTCATTGTTCAGAAAATCGCCAAGAATTTGAAGTTTTGTTCAGAG AGTGATGACATTTTGGATCAAACACTTGCTCTATTCTTGGAGATGGCATCTGG GTATTCGACGGGAAAGACTCTTTTAAAGCTGGATACTATTAAGTATTTAAAAGCAAATCACAGT AAGGAGAATTTTCTTTTCCTGAAAGACCACAATTCTCGTAGAAGAACCACTTTCTATTACACTATTGGCATATTGGTGTTCTCAGAAGATAGCATTGTCAAATTTAAGCAAACGATGGAGCCTTTTCAGCAG GTTTTCGTCAACCTTGAATCCATTCCTGAACCAGTATTTCGGGATGAAAGTGTAAAATGTGCTTTCATTGGGCTCATGCGTGATCTCAGAGGGATTACAATGGCCTCACACAG TAAAAAGTCATTTGGATTTCTTTTTGATTGGTTGTATCCTTCACATATGCCTGTACTTCTGAAAGCTATGGCTACTTGGGTTGATAGTCCAGAG GTTACAACCTCGTTGCTGAAATTCATTGCAGAGCTGGTATTAAATAAAGCTCAACGCTTAATGTTTGATCAGTCGTCTCCGAATGGCATACTGCTCTTCCGGGAAGTTAGTAAGTTGCTTGTTGCTTATGGATCCAGAATACTTTCACTACCTGTTCAAAAGGATATCTACAGAATGAAATACAAAGGAATATGGGTATCGCTTGTCATTCTCACCAGAG CAATGTCCGGAAACTATGTCAATTTCGGTGTGTTTGAATTATATGGTGACAGAGCCCTTGATGATGCTCTTGATATTGCTTTAAAGATGGTTCTTTCAATTCCTGCTGCTGACATCTTGGCATACAGGAAG GTCTCAAAGGCATACTTCAGCTTTATAGAGTGTATAATGTGCAAGCTTACTAAAGTTGCCTTAAACCTTGATGGAACTACTTTCAAGTACATTGTCAGATCTCTTCATTCGAGCCTTCAACTTTTTGATTCAGCCATTTTATCACAG TGTGCTAATGCAATTGACCATTTGGCAACTTTCTACTTTGAACACATTTTGATGGCTGAATCACCGGCTTCGCCAGCTTTACTCAGTTGTGCTCAGCACATTTCAGATTGCGGTGATATCTTTTTGGAT ATTTTGAAGAccttgtttgagctaattttgtTCGAATCCTCCGCCACCCATTGGGATTTTAGCAGGCCAATTCTGAGCTTAATCCTTCTCAGTGAAGAA ATGTACACAAAATTGAAAGCTCAAATAGTAGCGTCACAA CCCATGCATCAACAGCGTGTTCTTCATAGCTTTGATATACTTATGGAAGATGTTACTAGAAGTTTAGAATCTGTTAACAGGGAGAGATTCAGTCGAAATCTTCAGAGGTTCAAGAAAGAATTCCTTGCAAAATGA
- the LOC130801107 gene encoding uncharacterized protein LOC130801107 isoform X1, with amino-acid sequence MENLAQLEALCEILYNSQDSSERAYAENTLRCFTQDTNSMPQLEYILENARNPYAVLFASSSLLKHVTENRLPLQLRLQIRNHVVNYLASRSANLEHFVMTSLIQLLCQVTKFSWFDDDKFPELVNDVVNFLNQQGVAHCAIGLKILNQLVIEMNQSTPGLTLTQNRKVATKFKDHALLQIYGISVTSLLRLKTDAQQKLQELALSLSLQCLSYDFNGTSIDESCDETGANQIPLSWRSIIEEPSTVQIYFDYYAITSPPLSKVALECLVRLICTRRGLFTSNTTRMQFLTLCMMGTKDILETGRGLNHHDNYHELCRLLGRFKLNYPLSDLVSVECFNTWMNLVSDLTLKSLQSWKWTSSSIYYLLGLVSKMITTLPYSKESAEKLHLNEFVPKILEGFISSRFDSIQAGSSDDLSEDPLDNVELIQDQLDFFPYLFRFQYGSCSTYLANIMDLLLQEYMEGTKVQDYVSSSNIAIVETKLAWMVYIVGAIMRVKNYSGGEPNEVIDAELSARVLQLINFMDAGSYVQRYSELSRQRLELAVLSFFQSFRITYVGDQAMQASKQLYLRLSELLGLHDHLLVLDVIVQKIAKNLKFCSESDDILDQTLALFLEMASGYSTGKTLLKLDTIKYLKANHSKENFLFLKDHNSRRRTTFYYTIGILVFSEDSIVKFKQTMEPFQQVFVNLESIPEPVFRDESVKCAFIGLMRDLRGITMASHSKKSFGFLFDWLYPSHMPVLLKAMATWVDSPEVTTSLLKFIAELVLNKAQRLMFDQSSPNGILLFREVSKLLVAYGSRILSLPVQKDIYRMKYKGIWVSLVILTRAMSGNYVNFGVFELYGDRALDDALDIALKMVLSIPAADILAYRKVSKAYFSFIECIMCKLTKVALNLDGTTFKYIVRSLHSSLQLFDSAILSQCANAIDHLATFYFEHILMAESPASPALLSCAQHISDCGDIFLDILKTLFELILFESSATHWDFSRPILSLILLSEEMYTKLKAQIVASQPMHQQRVLHSFDILMEDVTRSLESVNRERFSRNLQRFKKEFLAK; translated from the exons ATGGAAAACTTGGCTCAGCTGGAAGCATTGTGCGAGATACTTTACAATTCACAAGACTCATCTGAGCGAGCTTATGCTGAGAACACTTTGAGATGCTTCACACAGGATACCAACTCCATGCCACAGTTGGAATACATACTTGAGAATGCAAGAAACCCATATGCAGTTTTATTTGCTAGTTCAAGTTTATTGAAGCATGTCACTGAAAATAGGCTCCCTTTGCAGCTACGCCttcaaattc GCAATCACGTTGTAAATTATCTGGCTTCTAGAAGTGCCAACTTGGAGCATTTCGTTATGACGTCGTTGATTCAACTTTTGTGTCAAGTGACAAAATTTAGCTGGTTTGATGATGACAAATTCCCTGAGCTTGTTAATGATGTTGTGAACTTTTTGAACCAG CAGGGAGTCGCTCATTGTGCAATTGGATTGAAGATCTTGAATCAACTTGTGATTGAGATGAATCAG TCAACTCCAGGACTAACATTGACACAAAATCGGAAGGTGGCAACGAAGTTCAAAGACCATGCACTTCTCCAAATTTATGGAATATCTGTTACATCATTGCTTAGACTAAAAACTGATG CTCAACAGAAGTTGCAGGAGTTGGCTCTTTCACTTTCTCTACAATGTTTATCTTATGATTTTAATGGAACATCAATTGATGAAAGCTGTGATGAAACTGGTGCCAATCAG ATTCCACTCTCCTGGAGATCAATCATTGAGGAACCCTCTACAGTGCaaatatattttgattattatgcaATCACCAGCCCTCCTCTGTCAAAAGTA GCTTTGGAGTGTCTAGTGCGCTTGATATGTACTAGAAGAGGTTTATTCACAAGCAATACCACACGTATGCAATTTCTAACTTTGTGCATGATGGGAACAAAGGATATCCTGGAGACCGGGAGAG GTCTCAATCATCATGATAATTACCATGAACTTTGCCGTCTCCTTGGGCGTTTTAAACTAAATTATCCG TTATCAGATTTGGTGAGTGTGGAATGCTTCAATACATGGATGAATCTAGTTTCAGATTTAACGCTGAAATCTCTGCAGTCTTGGAAG TGGACAAGCAGCAGCATTTACTATCTTCTAGGACTAGTTTCCAAAATGATTACTACTTTACCATATTCAAAGGAATCGGCTGAAAAGTTACATTTAAATGAATTTGTGCCGAAGATTTTGGAAGGATTTATTTCTTCACGATTTGACTCAATACAG GCTGGGTCCTCTGATGATCTTTCGGAAGATCCTCTCGACAATGTTGAGCTAATCCAGGATCAGCTTGATTTCTTTCCATATCTATTCAGATTCCAG TATGGGAGCTGCAGTACCTACTTAGCAAATATTATGGACCTACTCTTACAGGAATATATG GAGGGTACGAAAGTCCAGGATTATGTTTCTAGTAGCAACATTGCAATTGTGGAGACCAAACTAGCTTGGATGGTTTATATAGTGGGTGCCATTATGAGAGTAAAAAATTACTCTGG TGGCGAACCAAATGAAGTTATCGACGCAGAACTTTCAGCACGTGTGTTGCAGCTGATAAATTTCATGGATGCTGGATCATATGTCCAG AGATACAGTGAACTCAGCAGGCAGAGGCTTGAACTTGCAGTTCTCAGTTTCTTTCAAAGCTTTCGGATTACTTATGTTGGAGATCAGGCAATGCAAGCCTCTAAG CAGTTGTATCTTCGATTGTCTGAACTCCTTGGCCTGCATGACCATCTGTTGGTTTTGGATGTCATTGTTCAGAAAATCGCCAAGAATTTGAAGTTTTGTTCAGAG AGTGATGACATTTTGGATCAAACACTTGCTCTATTCTTGGAGATGGCATCTGG GTATTCGACGGGAAAGACTCTTTTAAAGCTGGATACTATTAAGTATTTAAAAGCAAATCACAGT AAGGAGAATTTTCTTTTCCTGAAAGACCACAATTCTCGTAGAAGAACCACTTTCTATTACACTATTGGCATATTGGTGTTCTCAGAAGATAGCATTGTCAAATTTAAGCAAACGATGGAGCCTTTTCAGCAG GTTTTCGTCAACCTTGAATCCATTCCTGAACCAGTATTTCGGGATGAAAGTGTAAAATGTGCTTTCATTGGGCTCATGCGTGATCTCAGAGGGATTACAATGGCCTCACACAG TAAAAAGTCATTTGGATTTCTTTTTGATTGGTTGTATCCTTCACATATGCCTGTACTTCTGAAAGCTATGGCTACTTGGGTTGATAGTCCAGAG GTTACAACCTCGTTGCTGAAATTCATTGCAGAGCTGGTATTAAATAAAGCTCAACGCTTAATGTTTGATCAGTCGTCTCCGAATGGCATACTGCTCTTCCGGGAAGTTAGTAAGTTGCTTGTTGCTTATGGATCCAGAATACTTTCACTACCTGTTCAAAAGGATATCTACAGAATGAAATACAAAGGAATATGGGTATCGCTTGTCATTCTCACCAGAG CAATGTCCGGAAACTATGTCAATTTCGGTGTGTTTGAATTATATGGTGACAGAGCCCTTGATGATGCTCTTGATATTGCTTTAAAGATGGTTCTTTCAATTCCTGCTGCTGACATCTTGGCATACAGGAAG GTCTCAAAGGCATACTTCAGCTTTATAGAGTGTATAATGTGCAAGCTTACTAAAGTTGCCTTAAACCTTGATGGAACTACTTTCAAGTACATTGTCAGATCTCTTCATTCGAGCCTTCAACTTTTTGATTCAGCCATTTTATCACAG TGTGCTAATGCAATTGACCATTTGGCAACTTTCTACTTTGAACACATTTTGATGGCTGAATCACCGGCTTCGCCAGCTTTACTCAGTTGTGCTCAGCACATTTCAGATTGCGGTGATATCTTTTTGGAT ATTTTGAAGAccttgtttgagctaattttgtTCGAATCCTCCGCCACCCATTGGGATTTTAGCAGGCCAATTCTGAGCTTAATCCTTCTCAGTGAAGAA ATGTACACAAAATTGAAAGCTCAAATAGTAGCGTCACAA CCCATGCATCAACAGCGTGTTCTTCATAGCTTTGATATACTTATGGAAGATGTTACTAGAAGTTTAGAATCTGTTAACAGGGAGAGATTCAGTCGAAATCTTCAGAGGTTCAAGAAAGAATTCCTTGCAAAATGA